Proteins encoded by one window of Mailhella massiliensis:
- a CDS encoding winged helix-turn-helix transcriptional regulator, with the protein MYQAKFEKDIRCPLEYGLNVFGGRWKSRIICVLAHQDTLRYGRLKEEMTNITDAVLAQNLKELIADGMVRRTSFDEIPPRVEYRLTEKGLSVVPILQNICRWSGVYYKKKDEPHTAQCKKCDYATEIHLNGTK; encoded by the coding sequence ATGTATCAGGCAAAATTTGAGAAAGACATCCGCTGCCCACTGGAATACGGACTGAATGTTTTTGGAGGGAGATGGAAATCGCGCATCATCTGTGTGCTGGCTCATCAGGACACGCTGCGCTATGGCAGGCTAAAGGAAGAAATGACGAATATAACCGATGCCGTACTTGCGCAGAATCTGAAGGAACTGATTGCCGACGGCATGGTCAGGCGTACATCGTTCGACGAAATTCCGCCTCGTGTGGAATACCGTCTTACGGAGAAAGGCCTGTCCGTAGTTCCTATACTTCAAAATATATGCCGATGGTCTGGAGTATACTATAAGAAAAAGGATGAACCGCATACGGCGCAATGTAAAAAATGTGACTATGCGACAGAAATACATTTAAATGGAACGAAATGA